A genomic region of Rutidosis leptorrhynchoides isolate AG116_Rl617_1_P2 unplaced genomic scaffold, CSIRO_AGI_Rlap_v1 contig116, whole genome shotgun sequence contains the following coding sequences:
- the LOC139881127 gene encoding basic leucine zipper 23-like produces MDDGKVELSDHGLLPNPDNSTSVDSFLDNFFNNSQQTCTHTHKCNPPGPDSAHTHTCYHTHTRVITSEEEDNHSNSSKGKAKRPSGNREAVRKYREKKKAQSVFLEEEVKKLRVMNQQLVRKLQRQTILEAENLRLRSLLADFRGKIDNEIGSFPFQNQCIGDCSVVVQDCIGGNGKMVVPWEANCHPAVIDCRASINDIEGHSIDSVETLDGDFILGFRRNFTEYGTLE; encoded by the exons ATGGATGATGGAAAAGTAGAGCTTTCGGATCATGGCTTGTTACCAAACCCTGACAATTCGACATCTGTAGATTCGTTCCTCGACAATTTCTTCAACAACTCTCAACAAACATGTACTCATACTCACAAATGTAACCCACCTGGTCCTGACTCGGCACATACACATACTTGCTATCATACGCACACTCgagtaattacatctgaagaagaggATAACCACTCCAACAGTTCTAAAGGGAAGGCGAAAAGGCCATCGGGGAATCGAGAAGCCGTTAGGAAGTATCGGGAGAAGAAAAAGGCTCAAAGTGTGTTCTTGGAAGAGGAAGTGAAGAAACTAAGAGTAATGAATCAGCAACTTGTTAGGAAATTACAAAGGCAAACTATTCTTGAAGCAGAAAATTTAAGGCTGAGAAGCCTTTTAGCAGATTTTCGAGGAAAGATTGATAATGAGATCGGCAGTTTTCCGTTTCAAAATCAGTGTATCGGTGATTGTTCTGTTGTTGTTCAGGATTGTATCGGTGGAAATGGGAAAATGGTTGTTCCGTGGGAAGCAAACTGTCATCCGGCTGTGATAGATTGTCGAGCTAGTATAAATGATATTGAAGGACATTCGATTGACAGCGTTGAAACTTTG GATGGAGATTTCATTCTGGGTTTTAGGAGAAATTTTACAGAGTATGGGACGTTGGAGTGA